Proteins found in one Quercus robur chromosome 2, dhQueRobu3.1, whole genome shotgun sequence genomic segment:
- the LOC126714814 gene encoding probable galactinol--sucrose galactosyltransferase 5, with translation MAPSFRKGASDVTAQLVDAYNQSPITLEGSNFLANGHVILSQVPDNITATPSPYTNIDKSITTVGSFVGFNAKESTDRHVVSIGKLKDIRFMSIFRFKVWWTTHWVGSNGRDIENETQMVILENSELGRPYVLLLPILEGPFRASIQPGHDDSVDLCLESGSSKAIGDTFTSVMYMHAGEDPFTLVKEAMKVVRVHLGTFKLLEEKNPPGIVDKFGWCTWDAFYLSVHPQGVIEGVKGLVDGGCPPGLVLLDDGWQSIGHDSDPITQEGINQTIAGEQMPCRLLKFQENYKFRDYVSPKKCNTIGGPSKGMGAFVRDLKEEFKSVDYVYVWHALCGYWGGIRPNVPGLPEAVVVEPKLSPGLKLTMEDLAVDKIVDTGVGLVPPKIVDQMYEGLHSHLEAVGIDGVKVDVIHLLEMLCENYGGRVELAKAYFKALTSSVRKHFNGNGVIASMEHCNDFMFLGTEAICLGRVGDDFWCTDPSGDPNGTFWLQGCHMVHCAYNSLWMGNFIHPDWDMFQSTHPCAAFHAASRAISGGPIYVSDTVGKHNFDLLKTLVLPDGSILRCEYYALPTKDCLFEDPLHDGKTMLKIWNLNKYTGVLGAFNCQGGGWSRETRRNQCFSQYSHVVTSQTNPKDIEWKSGKNPISIEEVQVFAMYYHQAKKLVLSKPSENVELSLEPFKFELITVSPVTVFAGTCIQFAPIGLVNMLNTGGAIQSLAFNDEGKSVQIGVKGTGEMRVFASEKPIACKIDDEVVPFEYEGCMVVIQVPWSNSSNSTVEYFF, from the exons ATGGCTCCAAGTTTTAGAAAAGGTGCCTCAGATGTCACTGCCCAACTCGTTGATGCCTATAACCAATCTCCAATCACATTGGAAGGTTCAAACTTCTTAGCCAATGGCCATGTCATTCTCTCCCAAGTCCCTGATAACATCACAGCCACTCCTTCACCATACACCAACATTGACAAATCCATCACCACCGTTGGTTCCTTTGTGGGCTTCAATGCCAAGGAGTCCACTGACCGACATGTCGTTTCCATTGGGAAACTCAAAGACATAAGGTTCATGAGCATATTCAGGTTCAAGGTCTGGTGGACCACACACTGGGTTGGCTCCAATGGCAGAGACATAGAGAACGAGACCCAGATGGTGATTCTTGAAAATTCTGAACTGGGTCGTCCTtatgttcttcttcttcctattTTGGAAGGTCCTTTTAGAGCCTCAATTCAACCTGGTCACGATGATAGCGTTGATCTTTGCCTTGAGAGTGGCTCATCTAAGGCCATTGGTGACACATTCACAAGTGTCATGTACATGCATGCTGGCGAGGACCCTTTTACTTTGGTCAAAGAGGCAATGAAAGTTGTGAGGGTTCACTTGGGTACTTTCAAGCTTTTGGAAGAGAAAAACCCACCTGGTATCGTGGACAAATTTGGTTGGTGCACTTGGGATGCATTCTATCTTTCTGTGCACCCTCAAGGTGTTATAGAAGGTGTGAAAGGTCTTGTTGATGGTGGGTGCCCACCTGGGCTTGTGTTACTTGATGATGGGTGGCAATCAATTGGTCATGATTCTGACCCAATCACACAAGAGGGTATCAATCAAACCATTGCTGGTGAGCAAATGCCTTGTAGGCTCTTGAAATTTCAAGAGAATTACAAGTTTAGAGACTATGTTAGTCCCAAAAAGTGTAACACAATTGGTGGGCCTAGCAAGGGTATGGGGGCCTTTGTTAGGGACCTGAAGGAGGAGTTCAAAAGTGTGGACTACGTGTATGTTTGGCATGCTTTATGTGGATATTGGGGTGGGATTAGGCCCAATGTGCCTGGATTGCCTGAAGCTGTGGTTGTGGAGCCCAAACTTTCACCGGGGTTGAAGCTGACCATGGAGGATCTTGCAGTAGATAAGATTGTTGACACTGGTGTGGGATTGGTCCCGCCGAAGATTGTTGATCAGATGTATGAGGGGCTTCACTCACACTTGGAGGCTGTTGGGATTGATGGGGTCAAGGTTGATGTTATCCAT TTGCTGGAGATGTTGTGTGAGAATTATGGTGGCAGAGTTGAGCTAGCAAAAGCATATTTCAAAGCTCTCACTTCCTCTGTGAGGAAGCACTTCAATGGCAATGGTGTCATAGCTAGCATGGAGCACTGCAACGATTTCATGTTCCTCGGAACAGAGGCCATTTGTCTTGGCCGTGTTG GGGATGATTTCTGGTGCACCGATCCATCTGGTGATCCAAATGGCACATTTTGGCTCCAAGGGTGTCATATGGTGCATTGTGCTTACAATAGCTTGTGGATGGGCAACTTCATACACCCAGACTGGGACATGTTTCAATCCACTCATCCATGTGCTGCATTTCATGCTGCGTCTCGTGCAATTTCTGGTGGTCCTATTTATGTGAGTGACACCGTTGGGAAGCACAACTTTGATTTGCTTAAGACCTTGGTGTTGCCTGATGGGTCCATTTTGCGTTGTGAGTACTATGCTCTTCCAACCAAGGACTGCCTCTTTGAGGATCCTCTCCATGATGGGAAGACTATGCTGAAAATCTGGAACCTCAACAAG TACACTGGAGTTCTTGGGGCATTCAATTGCCAAGGAGGTGGATGGTCTCGTGAAACTAGGCGCAACCAATGCTTCTCCCAATATTCCCATGTTGTGACCtctcaaacaaacccaaaagaCATTGAGTGGAAGAGTGGCAAGAATCCAATCTCCATTGAAGAAGTACAAGTGTTTGCCATGTACTACCACCAGGCTAAGAAGTTGGTTCTTTCCAAGCCATCTGAGAATGTGGAGTTGTCTTTGGAGCCATTCAAGTTCGAGCTCATTACTGTCTCCCCAGTGACTGTCTTTGCTGGAACTTGTATTCAGTTTGCTCCTATTGGTTTGGTGAATATGCTCAATACTGGTGGTGCCATTCAGTCCTTGGCCTTCAATGATGAGGGCAAGTCAGTTCAAATTGGAGTGAAGGGCACCGGAGAAATGAGGGTGTTTGCATCAGAGAAGCCAATTGCTTGCAAGATTGATGATGAAGTTGTACCATTTGAGTATGAGGGCTGCATGGTTGTTATTCAAGTACCATGGTCCAATTCTTCCAACTCAACAGTAGAGTATTTCTTCTGA
- the LOC126714813 gene encoding transcriptional regulator DEF1-like produces the protein MNTTAYMDKQIMDLSLSPTQHQQQRKDLMDLMNHEELEQQQQQQQIGNDDHNANIKKEEMVPSYDFQPIRPLSSDQSARPWTSSSSDSIPISSKPAATTPIRNYGSLDSGELAKFMREKDRSVFDATIMSEIDQTMKKHVDNLLHVLEGVSARLTQLESRTRNLENSVDGLKVSVENNNGSTDGRMRQLENILREVQSGVQDLKDKQIVVDAQLQMAKLHMSKADQQSETQNTVQLDSVQHAASAPQQSYQQLPPPPPPNISQSLPALPPPNAPPQSSPQQNLPPSVQLPPQFLPNQIPSIPQREPYFPPPGPALEAPNQQYQSSLSQQPHPPPAAPPHQPFQQTPLPQYSQPPSQPPQQHPSLAPVNPSQLQPSLGHHAEEAPYPPQTYPPSLRQPPSGPPPPQQQFYGAPPQMYEPTPNRSSSGFSSGYGPPSGPSEPYHYGGNPQFGGSTAVKPQLSSSAMAQTGGSGYPQLPTARVLPQALPTASGVGGGSGSPGTGNRVPLDDVIDKVTNMGFPRDHVRATVRKLTENGQSVDLNVVLDKLMNDGEVQPPRGWFGR, from the exons ATGAATACGACGGCGTACATGGACAAGCAGATAATGGATCTGTCTCTATCGCCGACGCAACATCAACAACAGAGGAAGGACTTGATGGATTTGATGAACCATGAAGAGttagaacaacaacaacaacaacaacaaattggTAATGATGATCATAATGCAAACATTAAGAAAGAGGAGATGGTTCCGAGCTACGATTTCCAGCCCATTCGTCCTCTCTCCTCTGATCAATCCGCTCGCCCTTGGACTTCCTCCTCCTCCGATTCCATTCCCATTTCTTCCAAGCCCGCCGCCACCACTCCTATTCGA AATTATGGTTCTTTGGATTCCGGTGAACTGGCAAAATTCATGCGAGAGAAGGATCGAAGTGTCTTTGATGCTACAATTATGTCTGAGATTGATCAGACAATGAAGAAACATGTAGATAATTTGCTACATGTGTTAGAAGGTGTTAGTGCACGACTAACGCAGCTGGAAAGCAGAACCCGCAACCTTGAGAATTCTGTGGATGGTTTGAAGGTGTCTGTTGAAAACAATAATGGAAGCACCGATGGAAGAATGAGGCAGTTGGAGAATATTCTTAGAGAG GTGCAATCTGGGGTACAGGATTTGAAGGATAAACAAATAGTAGTTGATGCTCAACTGCAGATGGCAAAGCTACACATGTCCAAGGCAGACCAACAATCAGAAACCCAGAATACTGTGCAATTGGATTCTGTGCAGCATGCTGCATCTGCTCCTCAGCAATCCTACCAACagcttcctcctcctcctcctcctaaTATATCACAATCACTTCCTGCCCTCCCTCCACCGAATGCTCCTCCTCAATCTTCTCCCCAACAGAATCTGCCGCCTTCTGTTCAGCTTCCTCCCCAATTCCTTCCAAACCAGATCCCTTCTATTCCTCAGCGTGAGCCTTACTTCCCACCACCTGGTCCAGCTCTAGAAGCCCCTAATCAGCAATATCAATCATCTCTAAGTCAGCAGCCGCATCCTCCTCCTGCAGCACCACCGCATCAACCATTTCAACAGACTCCTTTACCACAGTACTCTCAGCCACCTTCCCAGCCGCCTCAGCAGCACCCATCTCTTGCACCCGTTAACCCTAGTCAACTCCAACCTTCATTAGGCCATCATGCTGAAGAGGCGCCTTATCCTCCTCAGACCTACCCACCAAGCCTCCGCCAGCCACCCAGTGGACCCCCTCCCCCACAACAACAGTTTTATGGGGCACCCCCCCAAATGTATGAGCCAACACCCAACAGATCCAGTTCAGGTTTTTCTTCTGGATATGGTCCACCATCTGGGCCTAGTGAACCATACCATTATGGTGGGAATCCTCAGTTTGGTGGTAGTACTGCAGTGAAACCACAACTCTCGTCTTCTGCTATGGCTCAGACTGGTGGAAGTGGTTACCCACAGCTTCCAACTGCTCGGGTACTACCGCAAGCATTGCCTACTGCTTCTGGGGTTGGTGGCGGTTCAGGTTCTCCAGGAACCGGGAATAGGGTTCCCCTCGATGATGTGATTGACAAAGTGACAAATATGGGATTCCCAAGAGACCATGTGAGGGCAACAGTTCGAAAGCTTACAGAAAATGGCCAGTCGGTTGATCTGAATGTAGTGCTGGATAAGCTGATGAATGACGGGGAAGTCCAGCCCCCAAGAGGTTGGTTTGGTCGGTAG